CAGACCTCCCAGTGTCTCACACTGAGCATCTCTCTGTCTTGATTGGATTGGGATCTTTGTTCTTCCCAAGTGCTTTCTGCCTAGAGACACCCATAGCTCTGCCTACACCCCTGTACCCATCTCCATCAGCTGGGCAGGACTCATCTGTCCCTCCAGCAATCAGCTCCTGTGGGTCACCCTTGGAcatcccctcccctgctcccaagTCACCTCCTGGTTGGCTCCTCTGGCCTGGAGTTCCTGTGGCTCATGTTCATTCACGTGTCTGTAGACACAGCAGCTGGTGGTACTCAGGCACATGGGCCACTGTGGCCAGTGGTCCCactccagctgctggctctTGCACCCCAGTACACGGGTCTGCACACAGAATGGAGGCCCTTGCCTAGGAAAAGGGGAGACATGGAGGTTAGTACACAGAGATGTACTGACCAGCCAATGGTTTATGTACAACTGGCCCTTGTTACAGTCTATTTTTCCCATGTTTGTTCTTCCCTGAATCATCTCAGTCCCTTCCTTTACCTGGTTTTGGTTCCTCCCATTGGTCCAAAAGATGTCTCAGAGGGCTTCCCCCATTGACGAAACACCGGGACTGAGGCGGACTTGAGGCAGGAGCCCAAAGGGGGTTTCTGTTCCTCTGAACAGATTTGCATTCCCCAGTTCCCACCAAGCCAAATTCACATTCTCCGAGCTGCCTTTGGGCCTCTGGGCTTGTGGAAATGGACCCTAGATGGGCTGCTAGCTCCTGGCATGACCGAGGGTAGCCATGGAAGGGTGTTATTCAGGTCCCCTCACCTGCCATTGTATCTGTGCACTTCTGTCTGCAGATGTAGTCTTTGTTGTATCACCTACCAGGAACTTGATTTACAGatgaaagaattttaatttttaatttgcaataCCTTGAAAATTGTGGATGGCTGGGGGTGGGTGGCTGCATTTCATGTGAGAACATGTAGGGGTGTTGTTTGGAGTGAGTCCCGAGTGCCTCTGCCATGCATGCTGTGCCATCCTACATCCCCCATacatggagctgggaaagggcaggtAGAGCACATGGCACTGGTGATCCAAACTTCTGGTCATTTCAGCTTCAAAAGGGATCTCAGGAGTCTTactctggaaaaataaataactccAGAACATTTTTTGATTAAGGAGGCTTACGTGTGCTTTCCAGCAGCAAGTGCAGTTGTGTCCTTTACATGAAGCAGAAGTTGCTCCACATTCCTCTGGCTTTTGGCTGGGGCCAGTTCTGAGTGCTGCACTGTTGGGTCTTTGTGTAGAGTTTGGACACCTTCACATCTGTGTCCTGACCATTCCAGGTATTTGTAGTGTCTGAAGGATGACAGGATTTGAGAAGCACATGGGTAGGGTTCTCAAGCTTGTGTACCGTGAGGGTCTGTGCAGGGTCTCATTCAGCCAAATTGGAAATGAAGCAATGTCAGAGCTGGTGTTGAGACTCTCCTGGCATCAGAGATCACATGGTGGTTTTGGCTGCCTCAGCCCAGTGTCCACTGGTGGCATCGAGCTTGTTCCCCACCCTTCTGGTTTGTCCACCTACACTTCAGTGGCTGCTCATGGCATGTTCCAGATCATGGGAGCTGAACACCCTTCTCGGTCTCTGTCATGGGAAGCAGTCACTCCTTCCAGTGCCACTGTTTGTGTTGGGGTCAGCACTAGGTGCCACCATCACTCACTTTATTACAGAGAAGGCAGTGTCCCTGTTTCACACTGTAAAATAGTGTCGGGCTCGCTTGCCTCTGTTCTCCTATCTGATATCCAGCTGGATCCTAAATGTCATTTGAATGGGTGGCTGAAGCACCAGCTGAACATGATTGTGTGTCTCAAAGCTCCTTGAGCACTACCAGAGTCTTGGTTTTAGGCCATTCTGACTACCAAGATAATCCTTTGTTCTGGTTTGCTGCCTCCGGTGATGCAACCTCTGGGTTTGGATGCCATGAATAACATGAATTTTTCTAGTCGCAGAACTCATGGTGCTTTCATTCTTTACTGTGCTGTAAGACACAGCTTGGCAATGCTTCCAGCCTTGCCATGAGCTGGAAGATGCATGTCTCTGCTGGGAAACCTGTGTATGGTGCCACTTGTTCAACTTTGTGTTTGGGAACTGCAGGTTTGGTGTCAGGCAGTCATTTTGCAGTGATGACACACACTTCGTTAGctgttgagcttttgatgggATACCCTTCCTTTTCGGAcgagggtgaaagagcagaggaggctgctgtcctgctaagttctttatttcatggtCTCACAGTTTTCTGAAGGTAGAGTTCGAAGGGGTTACATGATAAGGCCaagcagtaacagcagcagcagcagcagcaggccgACAGCAAGTagaaaacagctgcttcttctgtTATCTAAACTTACAAAAGTGTGGattatttgttaattgaccaatgaAATTAACACAcgattctagtttttcttttcttaacctatcctggtctaattctaacagtcgtaagtcttacacaagtgttacataggtattacacagatttgcgtatatagtttctatcagctcttattatttatgtgaacactctatctaaaaaatgtgaatagTATAGTTCTATCTAtgttttgtctaaagtaaagaaattctgtgaaaaggtaacactgctgcagtaaaaactgtgtttaagatttctttgctgcagcttttcaatgtttaaagcgcttagcatatatttctactaaaagttaaaaatctatatttccatttcactttggtgtgacttCATGCATCTCAGCttatccaaaggttttaattcaacccctgtgctttggcttccctctgggcctgggtCCAggggagctttcactccaacactTAGCCAAGGAAGTAACCACTCTATGAAAACACCCCAGCAGTGCTTCGGCTGGGAAGAGGTTGATGGAGGAACTGCTGCTTGTGCTCCTTCTCACTCACAAAGCTGATGAGTGTGTATCTGGTAGTCAGAGATCTTGGTAAAATCATCTCTCCTCAGCATCTTGGAGCTTTGAGTGTTCTACAGTGAGAGCAGGGTCCTCCCTTTACTAATAAGACTCACACCTGCAGGTTGCCAGCTTGTCTCCAATGTAGTGTGAGATCTGCTAGATCTCTTGTGTTGTATAAGGGCCATCTCCTGCTTTCCTGGCTCAAACCATTCTTGCATGACTTCACCCCAGCAGGGCTGATCCTGGTCTGTCTTTCCATGACTCCATTTGGTGACAGGAGATGAGCCTGGGCTCAgtcccctcttcctcctctggcaGTGCTCCTGAGGGCCAGCTGCTCAGCCAGCACTTTGCAGGTGATGCCAGTCCATTTGAGAGAGTATTTCCtacctgttttctttctctctcaagGACTCTTCCAGGATTCTGCACCTGAGAGGACCTGAGAGAGTAGGATACTCACCACTATTGTAGGCCATAGGCTGAACAGGATGGAAAAAGCAAATAGCTACAGGATATTGCAAAGGAAGCTGCGTGGCCTTGAGTggcaaggcagaaggcatctgaGGCTGGAGGGCTTGTGGTAACAACGTCTTAGTCATGGGTTCCTGGTactgtgctttcctttctgaaggaaaagaaatctgtagAAAGAGGAACTGATATGAAGACATAAGCTGATGGGAAGGGAAATTGCTGAAAAAGTCGAGTACAGATGCAGTACAGAAGCTATCACAGCTATCACAGTTCCTGGGCTCTGAGTTGGTGATTCCCAGCATAAATGCCTTTTTATTAACAACTGTACTTTCAATCCTTAATTCATATTTGTTTTCCAAGATGAAAACCACTGCTTTTGCGATTGTGGCTACTGCAGAAAGGCAAGCGGCTTTCCTGCTGCATTTGGAACGGGATGTTGGGATAATCCTGCGTGAGACGGTACAGGTTCTGCTGTCCTTGCTGAGGTTGTTTTGCATTCCCTCCATGCTAGAtgtgaggctgcagagcagaagcagaaggtACCACTGGGAACTCTAAAAAAAGACTTGAAATCacatgaggaaaagcagaaacaacTGACAGAGAAAATCcgccagcagcaggaaaagctggaagctCTGCAGGTGAGTCTGGAGGTCTCCAGCTAAGCAGAGCAGGTGTGatggtgatgccatgaagatttttgccttttcttttatacccctgttatacctttttacaacttctgtattcctagtgctttttgcctacattcttggacttgtttgtcaagctaagagactaaacattttagaagcttcgtagctagggatcagtgtgccccagaccccaaggtcctctccagaacacattctgtaaaccaagatagaaccatccaggggaaggttccttggggaggaggggctcacttgagcctctcattggggaatctttgatagatacgctaattagtaaaacctataatgttatacccaatgttggggcgGGGAGAGACACACAGACACTCAGAGAcagactcggcggggtgcatctcgatgcatatgatctggacgtgtacacctaaggatccttaaaaataaataccaaggtaaaatcccttttccccttctaaccatgtatgcctcttgattttaagaccaggaaaaggcatcaatggACCTCCTTGTGCAAAGGGTTGCTGCTGAGACTGAAACCGCCTATGCTCCTTCATGGTGCTGGGGCTGTTCTGTTCTAATAACAGAAATTGACCATCTCAGcttacatttaattttctgttgggaaaatgggaatgacaGCTGAAGAGATGTCTCTTGAAGGACACAAAACACACTTTATAATCGTTTTAGCCTGGAAAACTGCTGCAATGGGTTcaggcagcccctggcagcTTATAAACATGacctttctgatttttttttggtagaaaacCACTCCAATTCGATCTCAGGCTGACTTAAAGAAACTGCCTCTGGAAGTGACCACACGGCCTTCAAGGGAGGTAAATGGGATCCTGCTGTAGGCTTTTACTCTTCTGTGCTTCCTTAGCTGCTCTGAACAGCAGATCCCCATTCTTCTACTCTTCCTCTCTCTGTACCCCCCTTTGTTTCAGCACACCCGAAGTCAGCGCCCACGATCTCCTCCTTTGCCTGATGCAATCAAGAATGCTCCCAGCAGACCACCAGGATCTTCACCTCCTCCTAAGTCCTGCAGTCAGCTGAAAAAGAGCTCTTCAGATCATCCAAATAGCAGCTCTCCCAAGCTAGCCAGCGTGCTCTTCAAGGAGGAAGCCAGCACTTCCAGGACACAGCATCACACTGTGACAGCTGGGAAGTCTAACAGCACTTTAAAAACTCTTGCCAAACCAGGTACAAGCATGAAGTCCCTCTCTGGCCTTCAGAGCCCCAAAAGCCCACGTGAGACACCCAATCCAAAAGCTGCCAAGGTGCCAGCAGTAAAGAAATCTGCCTCTGGCAGATGTTCACAGGTAAGAATCAACGGGATGAAAACCCTCAGCTCCTCACCCACTGTCCTGCTAAGCCTGTCTGCTCTGCCTTGTGGGATGTGCACTGtgggccctgcacaggacaagaGAACTTTTACTTTACTTGTGGGTTAGGGTGCCATTTACACCCCTCGAGAAGACTTGTCTCATCTCTTTCCTGTTAGACCAGATtgtttctccagaaaaaaaaggcatgtggAGTGGTGGGGTGAGCGTTTTCATGATGATGTAGCAGCTCCTCTAAAACCTTCCGGAAAAGCACCAATACTGgatgttgggcttttttttttttttttttttttttaccttggcTGCAAGAATGTTTTGGTTGGAAGCGGGCTGGAATTAATAGCTAGAGCTTGTTTGCTTCCTCCAGGCCTCCAGCACTCGAAAGAGGGCCTTGAACATCCCAGAGGATGGgtctgaggaggaaggagaacacAAAAAGGAGAGGACAAAACGAGGAAAATTTTTGGCaatgaaagaagagaaggatTCCAGTGAGGTGGTGGTGGAGGTGAGAGTGTGCTGGTTTCCCCAGCAGAAGGCATTTGTCAGGTGTTTATAATCTTGATGGGAGGCGACTAATATGagctctctctgctcccagctcacaGACAGTGCTGGAGAGGAAGAGTTGTTGGAActgaagaaagcacagaaaggtGAGAAATGAGCCCTTGGGCTGCCACCAATATCTGACATAGAAAAGAACTCTTGCACCAGTTAAACGTGTGATTTCATtgatgagattttaaaataagaaatagtGTAAATTTGAATCCTAAACCCCAAGATGACTCTAACTTGCATAAAACATTTTGGCTGGGAACCCTTTGATTAGACCAGAGGCAATTGTGgtgcagaaaggtctgtgatcAATGGCTGTGATCGAtggtggggctgagctgcagggtGTACCTGATGGCATGTTCACCCTTCCTGAGTGGATCATGCAGCCGTGCCAGCTGAAAAATGCTCCGAACTGTATCCAGATCTGCTGCACTGCTGTGAGAGAAGAGGGGCTGGGAGACGCCAGGAAAGGTGGTACTGCACCATCTGTCAGAGCAGGGCATCTCTTCAGCATGCTTCCAGGGAGCTGTCTGGAAAGTGACCCACTAGGGACATGTGGCAAATTGTCCTAGAGCCCATCATGAGACTGTGAAGCCCATGTCAAACAGCTTGGAGTACAGGAGAAACCTTCCATCTGGAATTGCCAGTTCATTTCCATGTATCTTCATGTTTCTCAGCAGGAGCTGACCTGTGTGTCCATTGTGTTTTGATGGTGTCCATTACTGTTTGAGGGTATTGCCGGAGGTTCAGGTGTGCTCCCTGCTGAGGTGCCTGAATCTCTAGAGTTCCTGTAGAATGTGCTTTCCAGCAGCTGAATGTTTGCAAACACCTTTGCTTCCCCCTCACAGATAAGGGGCTGCACGTGGAGGTGCGTGTGAACAAGGAATGGTTCACTGGCCGTGTCACGGCTGTGGAAAGGGGCAGGCACGCAATCCGGTGGAAGGTGAAGTTTGATTATGTCCCTACAGACACCACGCCAAGGGATCGCTGGTAACTATTTTGAGCTACTGGATTTTGgaggcttgttttgtttttgggaGGAAGGGCCTGTTTTATTGCCAtagatgctgaagaaaaatgtgctgctgTCATGTCAGGAAACCTGCGAGGTCAGGACTGTCCAGCGCTTCATAAGGAATGAGCATGACAGACTCCATCAGTCTGTCACTCTGATGCCTGCCCTGGAGGCAGCTGTTAGGTGTCTAGAGGTCTGAGTGACACTTGGGTACAGATTCTGATGAAACTGTTAACCATGTTTCACATACGTCCAATGTAGAAAAAGATTCCTGACATTCCCTTAATACTTTTTCTCAGGGTAGAGAAGGGCAGTGAGGATGTAAGGCTTATGAAGCCTCCCTCTCCTGAGTACCAGGCTCCAGACacacagcaggaagaggaggtggTTGTGGCTGAACCTTCTACCTCGGATTGCGTCAGAATCGAGCCTGACACCACCggtcccagcagcagccaagaaACAGTTGACTTGCTAGTCCAGATCCTTCGGTGGGTTCACCACAGACCTTGTGAGCTCTGCAGTCTGATTGCTTCAGTCTGTTGAACTCCCAACTctggctttgtgttttgttctcCTGCACAGGAATTGTTTGCGATACTTCTTGCCTCCAAATTTTCCAATCTCCAAAAATGAGCTGAGTTCCATGAGCTCAGAAGGGTTGTTGGCATTTCCCTTGGTGAGTTCAGTACTTCTAGAAAAGTAAGTTTGTGTGTTTTCACCACACATATTCCATTCTTATGGCAAATGTGCATCCTGTTGATGCAAGAGTGCACTCTTAAAAAGATAATTTGGATCCTTGGCAGACTTAACATAGCTGAGGAAAAGAATGAGAGCTCTGAGAGATGCCTTGAATCTTACAGAAGTTGTCTGAGGATTTTTCTAATTACCATGCATCTGTGTGGGAATGCTGTTGGCTGCTACTATCATAAATTCTTAACCATTGCTGTTAAACTTCTAAAAAAGAGAGGCCAGGTTAGAGGTTTTTAGAAGCAGGAGGTAGACATATCTGTTTGTTTTGCTCCCAGCCTTATAACTTACCTGGAGACAATcttaaaaatgataaataataacaaataaCTATCACcagattcacagaatattctgagttggaaggcggccacaaggatcatcaagtccaactcttaggtaaatggcccatacagggattgaacccacaaTGTTAGTGTGAATTCAGTCCCTTTATAGGCCATTTACTTTGGTGTGAGAGAACATGGAAGCCAACCCCTTCCCActtccccaggagagcaggttGACTGCCAGTGAGTCAGCTGCACACCTTAAGACTTTTGACCTCTGTTTATTTGAGCACAGGACAGGTGGAACTGAGCTTCCACCAGTGTCTTCCACCAGCGGGCTGGTACTGGGAGGACCAGTGCTGGCTGGAATGCAGGGCAAGGGAACTGGCCTGTCtgactttttccttctccaacaTACCACCAAGAGAGACCTTTCCAGGAGGCACATGTAAATTACAAAAGCCACCTGCAGATGACCACATGACCAAAGCCAGTGCTGTTTTTTACTCCCACTCTCACAGTGTGTGTATTGGCAGTCTCTCTCTTGTCTCCTTCCCTTCTGTTAACTCAGGCATCTCCTGGCATTTGCTGGAGTTACCActcctgctccttccacagGACACCTTGGTTGTGTCTGGGGTTTTTGGTGAGTGTAGCTGTCCCTACCGTGCAGTGAGAGGCTGTGTTGCCTGGGTGATCTGTACCAAGGATACTCACAGTGTACAGGGGATATCAGGCCTTGCCTGCAGCATACCTGTGGGTTCAGGCTTTTTAAAGCACACTGCACCCTTAATCTAAATTCAAGCAGCTTTGGGGCAGTTCTGGTATTGGAAGAATGTGAAAACCCATGTGAGTTCCATGCTGGCTGCAGTAGGCAAATCAGATGTAAATATGAGCATGGGCAGGGCATGCAGGGGCACACTGCGGGGAGGATTTGATCAGGGGGCCAGGAGTTTGGATCTTCTACAAGCCTGTGAGTGCTCATGTTTTTGTGATGCTTGGTGCCTTCTCTTAACGTGTCATCTGTTGTGTTTTGCCTACTACAGAAAGAATATTTCAAGCAATATGAGGTGGGTCTGCAGAACCTGTGCAATTCATATCAGACACGTGCCGATGCCCGGGCCAAAGCCTGCGAGGAAAACCTCCGGAACTCAGAGAGGAAGCTGAAGGAAACAGAGGAGAAACTGCAGAAGTTGAGGACTAATATCATGGCCCTTCTGCAGAAAGTGCAGGAGGTGGGTGAGGAGGAGTGGCTAACCCTGAGCTGCCTCGGAGTAGCCACCTGGCTCATCCCCTCCAGGCATTACAAGTGTTTCAGTCCAGTGTCTCACTGGGCACCAGCTTCCTCAGTTGGGAATGGCTTGGGCTGTCACTGCCCACCCACTGCCTGAGATCCAGGCCCTGGGAGTCCTGATGTGTGTTAATTCTCACAGAATGATTTCTCACAGCGTGTATGTAGTACACAGGTTCTGTTTGTTCTCTGCCATGATGCTGCAGGAGAATTTCCCGAGGCACAGGCAGTGCTCAGCAGGGAATTTTTGCCCCATTATTGGGCAGATTCTGAACTCCACATATAGAAATGCAAACCTTTAAAcaaatgagataaaaaaaaatcttgtggtGAAATTGATATATTAGTTATactattaaattaaaatagaaaatatatatttaattaaaacatttaaataaattaactttaaattttaaaactactttAATAAAATTAGGATCAGCCAATGGAAAGGCTGCTGAAAGCATCTGGAAGCAGTTGCTCCCTGTTAGGAAAATGTACtaaatctaaaaaaaccccaaccaaacctACCTCGACTGAGATCAGTACAGTAAATACATCACTTGAGTGCATTGTTTGAACATCAGGTGCTGATGGGTTTCCAGTGTTGTCTTCTGGGGGCTGACAGGGAAAGCAGCTGTCAGCAGCTGGAGGGTGCTGGAGGTTGGGGCATAGAGGCTGAGCAGACCAGATGTAACAGAGGATGCTGAGTTGCTCTggctcctcttttcttgcactGTTCTTCAAGATTCACTTCTCACTGGTATTTCTTGTT
The DNA window shown above is from Corvus hawaiiensis isolate bCorHaw1 chromosome 18, bCorHaw1.pri.cur, whole genome shotgun sequence and carries:
- the MORC2 gene encoding ATPase MORC2 isoform X5 → MRIGKDFILFTRKDNTMTCLLLSRTFHEEEGIDEVIVPLPTWNARSCEPMTDNMEKFAIETELIYKYSPFKSEREVMDQFNKIRGEKGTLVIIFNLKLMDNGEPELDVTSDPQDIQMAETPREGTRRLSCSKPERRSFRAYAAVLYIDPRMRIFINGHKVQTKRLSCCLYKPRMYKYTSNRFKTRAEQEVKKAEHMARIAEEKAREAESKARALELRLGGDLTRESRVTLRQVQNLAITMRQEADVKKRIKDAKQRALKEPKELNFIFGVNIEQRELDGMFIYNCSRLIKMYEKVGPQLEGGMACGGVVGVVDVPYLVLEPTHNKQDFADAKEYRHLLKAMGEHLAQYWKDVAIAQRGIIKFWDEFGYLSANWNQPPSSELRYKRRRAMEIPTTIQCDVCLKWRTLPFQLSSVEKNYPDSWVCSMNPDPEQDRCEAAEQKQKVPLGTLKKDLKSHEEKQKQLTEKIRQQQEKLEALQKTTPIRSQADLKKLPLEVTTRPSREHTRSQRPRSPPLPDAIKNAPSRPPGSSPPPKSCSQLKKSSSDHPNSSSPKLASVLFKEEASTSRTQHHTVTAGKSNSTLKTLAKPGTSMKSLSGLQSPKSPRETPNPKAAKVPAVKKSASGRCSQASSTRKRALNIPEDGSEEEGEHKKERTKRGKFLAMKEEKDSSEVVVELTDSAGEEELLELKKAQKDKGLHVEVRVNKEWFTGRVTAVERGRHAIRWKVKFDYVPTDTTPRDRWVEKGSEDVRLMKPPSPEYQAPDTQQEEEVVVAEPSTSDCVRIEPDTTGPSSSQETVDLLVQILRNCLRYFLPPNFPISKNELSSMSSEGLLAFPLKEYFKQYEVGLQNLCNSYQTRADARAKACEENLRNSERKLKETEEKLQKLRTNIMALLQKVQEDIDINTDDELDAYIEDLIMKGD